Proteins encoded in a region of the Gordonia crocea genome:
- a CDS encoding cytochrome P450, with translation MQHQLPFDPYAYDFHEDPYPTYARLRAEAPVYYNSDLDFWALSRHEDVRNAFRNNIALSNAWGVSMDPSAYGPDASKSMSFLAMDDPKHMRIRKLVSKGFTPRRVNELADNIRALTKQHWDKCLEAGEFDYVTDFAAKLPMDVVSELLDVPLADRAYLREQSDLLIHREEGVLDIPEAAVHAFLGLYTYYTNLLADRRKSPGEDLLSALLDAEVVDETSGENVKLTDEEIVGFMFLMVVAGNETTTKLLANAVYWGFRNRSQLDRVLADPDIVPLWTEETLRFDNSTQMVLRRVVEDVDFGGTVIPAEHRVLLLVGSANRDTDVFGDDADQYILGRDVAQNLMSFGLGTHFCLGAHLARLESNIGLDGVARSVRDYELDLDKAVRVHSVNVRGFANLPMKVQAR, from the coding sequence ATGCAGCACCAGCTGCCATTCGACCCGTACGCCTATGACTTCCACGAGGATCCGTACCCGACCTATGCCCGGCTGCGCGCCGAGGCGCCGGTCTACTACAACTCGGACCTCGATTTCTGGGCCCTGTCGCGGCACGAAGACGTGCGCAACGCCTTCCGCAACAACATCGCGCTGTCCAACGCGTGGGGCGTCTCGATGGACCCGAGTGCCTATGGACCGGATGCATCGAAGTCGATGTCCTTCCTGGCCATGGACGACCCCAAGCACATGCGCATCCGCAAACTGGTGTCCAAGGGCTTCACCCCGCGGCGCGTCAACGAACTCGCCGACAACATCCGTGCGCTGACCAAGCAGCACTGGGACAAGTGCCTGGAGGCAGGCGAATTCGACTACGTCACAGACTTCGCCGCCAAGCTGCCGATGGACGTGGTCAGCGAACTGCTCGACGTCCCCCTCGCCGACCGCGCTTACCTGCGCGAGCAGTCCGACCTGCTGATCCACCGCGAAGAGGGTGTCCTCGACATCCCGGAGGCCGCCGTCCACGCCTTCCTGGGCCTCTACACCTACTACACGAATCTGCTCGCCGACCGTCGCAAGAGCCCCGGCGAGGACCTGCTGTCGGCGCTGCTCGACGCGGAGGTCGTCGACGAAACTTCCGGCGAGAACGTCAAGCTCACCGACGAGGAGATCGTCGGGTTCATGTTCCTGATGGTCGTCGCGGGCAACGAGACGACGACGAAGCTGTTGGCCAACGCCGTCTACTGGGGCTTCCGCAACCGCAGTCAGCTCGACCGCGTGCTCGCTGACCCCGACATCGTCCCGCTGTGGACCGAGGAGACCCTGCGCTTCGACAACTCGACGCAGATGGTGCTGCGCCGCGTCGTGGAAGACGTCGACTTCGGCGGCACCGTCATCCCGGCCGAGCACCGCGTACTGCTCCTCGTCGGGTCGGCCAACCGCGACACCGATGTGTTCGGCGACGACGCCGACCAATACATCCTCGGGCGCGACGTCGCGCAGAACCTGATGAGCTTCGGCCTGGGCACCCACTTCTGCCTCGGTGCCCACCTGGCCCGGCTCGAGAGCAACATCGGCCTCGACGGGGTGGCCCGCAGCGTCCGCGACTACGAACTCGACCTGGACAAGGCGGTGCGCGTGCACTCGGTCAACGTCCGCGGGTTCGCCAACCTCCCGATGAAAGTGCAGGCCCGCTGA
- a CDS encoding cytochrome P450, with the protein MTTTTIPRRVSGGDGEHGHLDDLTNDPIGLFWRVRNECGDVGLFQLAGREVVLVSGASANEEFFRAPDELLDQAAAYPFMTPVFGEGVVFDTSPEERSKALHNQALKGAHMKQHAVTIPNEVERMIADWGDEGEIDLLEWFGELTLYTSSSCLIGKKFRESLNKRISEIYHDLERGTDPYAYVDYHADIESFRRRDAARAELVKFMAGVLDERQANPETDKENRDLLDVLVSLKNEDGSPMFSADTVTGMFISMMFAGHHTTQGTSAWTLLELLRHPDFMAEVVAELDDIYEDKGEGKPEYSFAAMRQIPLLEAGIKEALRLHPPLIILMRLVREDFEIEDTLVKAGQLIAVSPAVNNRLPEDFPTPDSFDPYRYIDPRQDDIINRWTWIPFGAGRHRCVGAQFAMMQIKAIFSVLLQNYEFELSQDPESYHNDHSKMVVQLAQPCRVRYRRRQRD; encoded by the coding sequence ATGACTACCACGACAATCCCCAGGCGGGTCTCCGGCGGCGATGGCGAACACGGCCACCTCGACGACCTGACCAACGACCCGATCGGCCTGTTCTGGCGCGTCCGCAACGAGTGCGGCGACGTCGGGCTGTTCCAACTGGCCGGTCGCGAGGTCGTGCTGGTGTCGGGGGCGAGCGCGAACGAGGAGTTCTTCCGCGCCCCCGACGAACTGCTCGACCAGGCCGCCGCCTACCCGTTCATGACCCCGGTGTTCGGCGAGGGCGTCGTCTTCGACACCAGCCCGGAGGAGCGGTCCAAGGCGCTGCACAACCAGGCGCTCAAGGGCGCCCACATGAAGCAGCACGCGGTGACCATCCCGAACGAGGTCGAGCGCATGATCGCCGACTGGGGCGACGAGGGCGAGATCGACCTGCTCGAGTGGTTCGGCGAACTGACCCTGTACACCTCGTCGTCGTGCCTGATCGGCAAGAAGTTCCGCGAGAGCCTGAACAAGCGGATCTCGGAGATCTACCACGACCTCGAGCGCGGCACCGACCCGTACGCCTACGTCGACTACCACGCCGACATCGAGAGCTTCCGCCGTCGTGACGCGGCGCGGGCCGAGCTGGTCAAGTTCATGGCCGGCGTGCTCGACGAGCGGCAGGCGAACCCGGAGACCGACAAGGAGAATCGTGACCTGCTCGACGTGCTCGTCTCGCTGAAGAATGAGGACGGCTCGCCGATGTTCAGCGCCGACACCGTCACCGGCATGTTCATCTCGATGATGTTCGCCGGGCACCACACCACCCAGGGCACCTCGGCGTGGACCCTGCTGGAGTTGCTGCGCCACCCCGACTTCATGGCCGAGGTGGTCGCCGAGCTCGACGACATCTACGAGGACAAGGGGGAGGGCAAGCCCGAGTACTCGTTCGCCGCGATGCGCCAGATCCCGTTGCTGGAGGCGGGGATCAAGGAGGCGCTGCGCCTGCACCCGCCGCTGATCATCCTGATGCGACTGGTCCGCGAGGACTTCGAGATCGAGGACACCCTGGTGAAGGCCGGGCAGCTGATCGCGGTCTCGCCGGCGGTGAACAACCGGCTGCCCGAGGACTTCCCGACGCCCGACTCGTTCGACCCCTACCGCTACATCGACCCGCGCCAGGACGACATCATCAACCGCTGGACGTGGATCCCGTTCGGCGCCGGCCGGCACCGCTGCGTGGGCGCCCAGTTCGCGATGATGCAGATCAAGGCGATCTTCTCGGTGTTGCTGCAGAACTACGAGTTCGAGCTGTCGCAGGACCCGGAGTCCTACCACAACGATCACTCGAAAATGGTTGTGCAGCTGGCCCAACCGTGCCGGGTCCGCTACCGCCGCCGGCAGCGCGACTAG
- a CDS encoding SDR family oxidoreductase encodes MPKFQPHPERRPVFVAGASSGIGEATARWLGAAGYPVILGARRVEKCKEIGESIIADGGEAMAVALDVTDNDSVVEAVREAESAWGPIEIAISGAGDLGIGRAHEIPVEKWAEQIDIHLVGAFRLYRAIVPGMIERRRGDFVFIGSDVAVHPRPWSSAYVAAKTGVDGLVATVQMELEGTGVRASIIRPGQTMTGMGMNLDQGETEAMLNDWIAFGLARHGNFLAPDNLAQAIGAIVAMPPGAHMRVVEVEAEGKLTKLPQPQQQ; translated from the coding sequence ATGCCGAAGTTCCAACCGCACCCGGAGCGGCGGCCGGTGTTCGTCGCCGGCGCCTCGTCAGGCATCGGCGAGGCGACCGCGCGCTGGCTCGGCGCCGCGGGATACCCCGTCATCCTCGGTGCGCGCCGCGTCGAGAAGTGCAAGGAGATCGGCGAGTCGATCATCGCCGACGGCGGTGAGGCCATGGCGGTCGCGCTCGACGTCACCGACAACGACTCCGTCGTCGAGGCAGTGCGAGAAGCCGAAAGTGCCTGGGGGCCAATCGAGATCGCGATCTCCGGGGCCGGTGACCTCGGTATCGGCCGCGCCCACGAGATCCCCGTCGAGAAGTGGGCCGAGCAGATCGACATCCACCTCGTCGGCGCCTTCCGCCTCTACCGGGCGATCGTGCCGGGCATGATCGAGCGGCGCCGCGGCGACTTCGTGTTCATCGGCTCCGACGTCGCGGTCCATCCGCGGCCCTGGTCGTCGGCCTACGTGGCGGCCAAAACCGGCGTCGACGGCCTGGTCGCGACCGTCCAGATGGAACTTGAGGGCACCGGCGTGCGCGCCAGCATCATCCGCCCCGGCCAGACCATGACCGGGATGGGCATGAACCTCGACCAGGGCGAGACCGAGGCGATGCTCAACGACTGGATCGCCTTCGGCCTGGCCCGGCACGGCAACTTCCTCGCCCCCGACAACCTGGCGCAGGCCATCGGCGCGATCGTGGCCATGCCGCCCGGCGCGCACATGCGCGTCGTCGAGGTCGAAGCCGAGGGCAAATTGACCAAACTTCCCCAGCCGCAACAGCAGTGA
- a CDS encoding TetR/AcrR family transcriptional regulator has product MSTPAPTSVSQESTRRRLSAQQAETVAKLTDAAVEVLRTEGFDGLTVRAVAKLAGVAPATAYTYFSSKSHLVAEVFWRRLAEGVPEPDPELSTTDRVVALLRSVALIVTGDGDLGGAVTVALLGTDPDVEHLRLRIGGFIRRQLAAALEVDPENPGPVVEALEMLYAGGLVHAGMGHMSYEDTADRLTEAALLIMRDKR; this is encoded by the coding sequence ATGTCCACTCCTGCACCCACCTCGGTTTCTCAGGAATCCACTCGTCGCCGGCTCTCGGCCCAGCAGGCCGAGACGGTCGCCAAGCTGACCGACGCGGCCGTCGAGGTACTGCGCACCGAGGGCTTCGACGGCCTCACGGTCCGCGCGGTCGCCAAGCTCGCCGGCGTCGCCCCGGCCACCGCGTACACGTACTTCAGCTCCAAGAGCCACCTCGTGGCCGAGGTGTTCTGGCGCCGCCTGGCCGAGGGAGTCCCCGAACCCGATCCGGAGCTGTCGACCACCGACCGCGTCGTCGCGCTGCTGCGCTCGGTCGCGCTCATCGTCACCGGCGACGGCGACCTCGGCGGCGCGGTCACCGTCGCCCTGCTGGGCACCGACCCCGACGTCGAGCACCTGCGCCTGCGCATCGGCGGATTCATCCGCCGCCAGCTCGCCGCGGCGCTCGAGGTCGACCCCGAGAACCCCGGCCCCGTCGTCGAAGCGCTCGAAATGCTTTATGCCGGCGGCCTGGTCCATGCCGGTATGGGCCACATGTCCTACGAGGACACCGCCGACCGCCTCACCGAGGCAGCGCTACTCATCATGCGCGACAAGCGATAA
- a CDS encoding ferredoxin, which yields MRIEVDLDLCQGHGMCEMEAPDVFEAQRDHVLILNPTPDDSERPAIEAAVRYCPTQALRIVED from the coding sequence ATGAGAATCGAAGTCGACCTGGACCTGTGCCAGGGGCACGGGATGTGCGAGATGGAGGCTCCCGATGTCTTCGAAGCCCAGCGCGACCACGTCCTGATCCTCAATCCGACGCCCGACGACAGTGAGCGCCCGGCCATCGAAGCGGCCGTGCGCTATTGCCCGACCCAAGCCCTGCGGATCGTCGAAGACTGA
- a CDS encoding aldehyde dehydrogenase: MALRPETSSELLIDGKLVPGSAGAFDIVNPATEAVIGQAADAGADDLDAAIDAARRAFDTTDWSRDHAFRATCLRQLRDALLAHSEEFRALATEEIGCPSFLTGGPQFEGPVNDLGYFADLADNYQWTQDLGEAKPMGIPNVREIRYEAAGVVGAITPWNFPHQINFAKIGPALAAGCTVVLKPAPDTPWAAALVGKVIAEETDFPPGVVNIVTSSDHALGEQLVRDPRVDIVSFTGSTATGRKVMVAASETLTKVFLELGGKSAFIVLDDADLRGACSMAAFNVVTHAGQGCAITTRLLVPREKLDEAITATRDAMAGLPADDPAKPGTICGPLISAKQRERVESYIKLAVDEGGTVEIGGGRPASKEKGYFVEPTLISGLDNSARVAQEEIFGPVLVIIPHDGDDDAIRIANDSPYGLSGMVYGTDETRINHVVNGVRTGTMGVNGGIWYAADVPFGGYKQSGIGREMGVAGFEEYLESKAVARPA, encoded by the coding sequence ATGGCCTTGCGCCCGGAAACCAGCTCCGAACTGCTCATTGATGGAAAACTCGTCCCCGGATCGGCTGGCGCCTTCGACATCGTCAATCCTGCGACGGAGGCGGTGATCGGCCAGGCCGCCGACGCCGGCGCCGACGATCTCGACGCCGCCATCGACGCCGCCCGCCGCGCCTTCGACACCACCGACTGGTCGCGCGACCACGCCTTCCGCGCCACCTGTCTGCGCCAGCTGCGCGACGCCTTGCTCGCCCACTCCGAGGAGTTCCGCGCGCTGGCCACCGAAGAGATCGGCTGCCCGAGCTTCCTCACCGGCGGGCCGCAGTTCGAGGGCCCGGTCAACGACCTCGGCTACTTCGCCGATCTCGCCGACAACTACCAGTGGACCCAAGACCTCGGTGAGGCCAAGCCGATGGGGATCCCCAACGTGCGCGAGATCCGCTACGAGGCGGCCGGCGTCGTCGGGGCGATCACGCCGTGGAACTTCCCGCACCAGATCAACTTCGCCAAGATCGGCCCGGCCCTCGCGGCCGGCTGCACCGTCGTCCTCAAGCCCGCCCCGGACACCCCGTGGGCCGCGGCGTTGGTCGGCAAGGTGATCGCCGAGGAGACCGACTTCCCGCCAGGCGTCGTGAACATCGTGACCTCGTCGGATCACGCGCTGGGCGAGCAGCTGGTGCGCGACCCCCGCGTCGACATCGTGTCGTTCACCGGGTCCACCGCCACCGGCCGCAAGGTCATGGTGGCCGCGTCGGAAACCCTGACCAAGGTGTTCCTCGAGCTCGGCGGCAAGTCCGCGTTCATCGTCCTCGACGACGCCGACCTGCGAGGCGCCTGCTCGATGGCGGCGTTCAACGTCGTCACCCACGCCGGCCAGGGCTGCGCGATCACCACCCGCCTGCTGGTTCCGCGCGAGAAGCTCGACGAGGCCATCACCGCCACGCGCGACGCGATGGCCGGCCTGCCCGCCGACGACCCGGCCAAGCCGGGCACCATCTGCGGTCCGCTCATCTCGGCCAAGCAGCGCGAGCGCGTCGAGAGCTACATCAAGCTCGCCGTCGACGAGGGTGGCACCGTCGAGATCGGCGGCGGTCGGCCCGCGAGCAAGGAAAAGGGCTACTTCGTCGAACCGACGCTGATCTCCGGCCTGGACAACTCCGCCCGGGTGGCCCAGGAGGAGATCTTCGGCCCGGTCCTCGTGATCATCCCCCACGACGGCGACGACGACGCGATCCGCATCGCCAACGACTCCCCGTACGGGTTGTCGGGCATGGTCTACGGCACCGACGAGACGCGGATCAACCACGTCGTCAACGGGGTTCGCACCGGGACGATGGGAGTCAACGGCGGCATCTGGTACGCCGCCGACGTCCCGTTCGGCGGATACAAGCAGTCGGGCATCGGCCGCGAGATGGGCGTCGCCGGCTTCGAGGAATACCTCGAGTCCAAGGCCGTCGCGAGGCCGGCATGA
- a CDS encoding NAD(P)-dependent oxidoreductase: MSDVRLGYVGLGNIGGPMAGRLAAWPGGLTVFDLSDEAVAKLVEKGAAKADSLAALGEQADVIGICVVNDAQVRSVVGDLLTTAKSGTVITVHSTISPETAIELSATCAEQGVHLMDAPISGGAPGAEQGRLAIMVGGPREAYEQIKPPFKLAGDMLVHAGDEVGAGTRMKLARNLLHFISFNAASEAQRLAEAAGIDIEKLGKVVRHTDAITGGAGAIMLRNTTAPIDPDDFWYGVFTHVVNLGSKDLDLALALGRQLDVDLPLGTIARANLASGFGVPDAEDKGVNA, translated from the coding sequence ATGAGCGACGTTCGTCTGGGATATGTCGGCCTGGGCAACATCGGCGGCCCGATGGCCGGGCGGCTCGCCGCCTGGCCGGGCGGCCTGACCGTCTTCGACCTGTCCGACGAGGCCGTCGCCAAGCTGGTCGAGAAGGGTGCAGCCAAGGCCGACTCGCTGGCCGCGCTCGGCGAACAGGCCGACGTCATCGGGATCTGCGTCGTCAACGACGCGCAGGTGCGCTCGGTGGTCGGCGACCTGCTCACGACGGCCAAGTCGGGCACGGTGATCACCGTCCATTCGACGATCAGCCCGGAGACAGCGATTGAGCTGTCGGCAACCTGCGCGGAGCAGGGTGTCCACCTGATGGATGCTCCCATCTCCGGCGGCGCACCCGGCGCCGAGCAGGGTCGGCTGGCCATCATGGTCGGCGGACCGCGGGAGGCCTATGAGCAGATCAAGCCGCCGTTCAAGTTGGCCGGCGACATGCTCGTCCACGCGGGCGACGAGGTCGGCGCGGGCACCAGGATGAAGCTGGCGCGCAATCTCCTGCATTTCATCTCATTCAATGCGGCGTCGGAGGCACAGCGCCTGGCCGAGGCCGCCGGGATCGACATCGAGAAACTCGGCAAAGTGGTGCGCCACACCGACGCCATCACCGGCGGTGCCGGGGCAATCATGCTGCGCAACACCACCGCACCGATCGATCCCGACGACTTCTGGTACGGCGTATTCACCCACGTGGTGAACTTGGGCAGCAAGGATCTCGATCTGGCCTTGGCCTTGGGCCGCCAGCTCGACGTCGACCTTCCCCTGGGCACCATCGCCCGCGCCAACCTCGCGTCGGGATTCGGTGTTCCCGATGCCGAAGACAAAGGAGTCAACGCATGA
- a CDS encoding SDR family oxidoreductase: MSSGRFDNKTIIVTGAAGGIGEGYARGLAEEGANVVVADLNDEAGEKVAADIGGLYVHTDVSDPESAEALAAAAVERYGNINGLVNNAAIYGGMKLDFLITVPWDYYKKFMSVNLDGALAVTRAVYPHMKDGGSIVNQSSTAAYLYSGFYGLAKAGINNLTFQLATELGGNNIRVNAIAPGPTDTEATRTTTPIEMVEDMVKQLPLKRFGKPEDHVGMCKFLLSDEANWITGQIFNVDGGQVYRP, from the coding sequence ATGAGTTCAGGACGCTTCGACAACAAGACCATCATCGTGACCGGCGCCGCCGGCGGCATCGGCGAGGGTTACGCCCGAGGCCTGGCCGAAGAGGGCGCCAACGTCGTCGTCGCCGACCTCAACGACGAGGCCGGCGAGAAGGTCGCCGCCGACATCGGCGGTCTGTACGTGCACACCGACGTCTCCGACCCGGAATCCGCCGAGGCACTCGCCGCAGCCGCCGTCGAGCGCTACGGCAACATCAACGGCCTGGTCAACAACGCCGCCATCTACGGCGGGATGAAGCTGGACTTCCTGATCACCGTGCCGTGGGACTACTACAAGAAGTTCATGAGCGTGAACCTCGACGGGGCGCTGGCGGTGACCCGCGCGGTCTACCCGCACATGAAGGACGGCGGCTCGATCGTCAACCAGTCCTCCACCGCCGCTTACCTTTACAGCGGCTTCTACGGCCTCGCCAAGGCGGGCATCAACAACCTCACCTTCCAGCTCGCCACCGAACTGGGCGGCAACAACATCCGCGTGAACGCGATTGCCCCCGGGCCCACCGACACCGAGGCGACCCGCACCACCACCCCGATCGAAATGGTCGAGGACATGGTCAAGCAGTTGCCGCTCAAGCGATTCGGCAAGCCGGAGGACCACGTCGGCATGTGCAAGTTCCTCCTCTCCGACGAGGCCAACTGGATCACCGGCCAGATCTTCAACGTCGACGGCGGGCAGGTCTACCGACCATGA
- a CDS encoding carboxymuconolactone decarboxylase family protein, with protein sequence MSSGTAVGGEGTEHRKRGVAKMSEVYGWDMSDGPGLHFAHTADQLFAEVWTRDALTDRDRRLLLLGLLAGNGHVDVAEIQAGAALGKEELTPEQLEEIALFLCYYAGWP encoded by the coding sequence ATGAGTTCAGGAACCGCCGTAGGCGGCGAGGGCACCGAGCACCGCAAGCGCGGTGTGGCGAAGATGTCGGAGGTGTACGGCTGGGACATGTCCGACGGTCCCGGACTGCATTTCGCGCACACCGCCGATCAGCTGTTCGCCGAGGTGTGGACGCGTGACGCACTCACCGACCGTGATCGTCGGCTGCTGCTCCTGGGCCTGTTGGCCGGAAACGGCCACGTCGACGTCGCGGAGATCCAAGCCGGGGCGGCACTGGGCAAAGAGGAGCTGACCCCCGAGCAGCTCGAGGAGATCGCCCTGTTCCTCTGTTACTACGCCGGTTGGCCGT
- a CDS encoding nuclear transport factor 2 family protein has translation MTEISASTSLGPFDRAELEEMKSRWLAANIEAEKAGDWKPLASYYAEDATYGWNYGPNKDFMAVGRDEIRDLALGQEMEGLNGWTYPYQTWVIDEKTGDMIGLWKQVYERTREDGSNYALEGIQGSWFKYGGNFEFAWQRDFFDYGNVSALFIELMTDKAMSDEMLARVEKSAPGNLPGWYDFGKAPVKFW, from the coding sequence ATGACCGAGATCAGCGCCTCCACCAGCCTTGGCCCGTTCGACCGCGCCGAACTGGAGGAGATGAAATCGCGTTGGCTGGCCGCCAACATCGAAGCGGAGAAGGCCGGCGACTGGAAGCCGCTCGCCTCCTACTACGCCGAAGACGCCACCTACGGCTGGAACTACGGGCCGAACAAGGACTTCATGGCCGTCGGGCGCGACGAGATCCGCGACCTGGCCTTGGGCCAGGAGATGGAAGGCCTGAACGGGTGGACCTACCCGTACCAGACCTGGGTCATCGACGAGAAGACCGGAGACATGATCGGCCTGTGGAAGCAGGTCTACGAGCGGACCCGCGAAGACGGCTCGAACTACGCGCTCGAGGGCATCCAGGGCAGCTGGTTCAAGTACGGCGGCAACTTCGAATTCGCCTGGCAGCGCGACTTCTTCGACTACGGCAACGTCAGCGCCCTGTTCATCGAGCTGATGACCGATAAGGCGATGAGCGACGAAATGCTTGCGCGCGTGGAAAAGTCGGCACCGGGGAACCTGCCGGGGTGGTACGACTTCGGCAAGGCGCCGGTCAAGTTCTGGTGA